A genomic region of Dehalococcoidia bacterium contains the following coding sequences:
- a CDS encoding aquaporin: protein MRGSTRAFMGETIGTYILVLFGIGSVAAAVATGAQMGLWQVAVVWAFGVALAIYVSANVSGAHLNPAVSLAFAIFRRSEFSFRMLPLYWTAQLLGAILAGVTILAVFSPFIVRFESDNGIVRGEAGSQLSAMMFGEYFPNPAMYGTGPDAAALISPAGAAFVEGFGTAILALVIFSLTDRRNAGLSTRNMTPLL from the coding sequence ATGCGCGGATCAACTCGCGCGTTCATGGGCGAAACTATTGGGACATACATCCTGGTGCTGTTTGGCATTGGTTCGGTTGCAGCAGCCGTGGCGACAGGGGCCCAGATGGGCCTGTGGCAGGTAGCCGTGGTGTGGGCCTTTGGCGTTGCGCTTGCAATCTACGTGTCCGCGAACGTATCCGGTGCGCACCTCAATCCGGCAGTTAGCCTGGCGTTTGCCATCTTCAGACGCTCCGAGTTCTCCTTCCGAATGCTTCCTCTCTACTGGACAGCCCAACTTCTCGGGGCCATTCTCGCCGGAGTGACCATTCTGGCCGTCTTTTCACCGTTCATTGTTCGCTTCGAATCGGACAACGGCATAGTGAGAGGAGAGGCCGGTAGCCAGCTTTCAGCAATGATGTTCGGGGAGTACTTCCCGAATCCCGCCATGTATGGCACCGGCCCAGATGCTGCTGCGCTAATCTCACCCGCGGGAGCGGCTTTCGTCGAGGGATTCGGCACTGCGATTCTTGCTCTGGTCATCTTTTCCCTGACAGACCGACGAAACGCCGGGCTGTCTACCAGGAACATGACACCTCTCCTGTGA
- a CDS encoding corrinoid protein has product MQQISYELIVGSHHEVDRLTVQALGDGFSANTILDDGLIAGMAIVGIKFRDNVIFVPEVLVAARAMKAGMAHIEPILSESGVEPVGTIIMGTVKGDLHDIGKNLCIMMLRGAGFVVHDLGVDTSPDEFIDAVVEHEADVLGMSALLTTTMPNMGRTIDAFEENGLRDIVKIMVGGAPLTQEFADDFGADGYGKDAMECVDMAKRFVGLLEAEEPVPVA; this is encoded by the coding sequence ATGCAACAGATCAGCTACGAGTTGATCGTGGGAAGTCACCACGAGGTAGATCGACTTACGGTCCAGGCTCTTGGTGATGGATTTTCCGCAAACACCATTCTCGATGACGGTCTCATTGCAGGTATGGCGATCGTAGGCATCAAGTTCAGGGACAACGTGATTTTCGTTCCAGAGGTGCTTGTCGCCGCCCGGGCAATGAAGGCCGGCATGGCACACATCGAGCCAATTCTCTCGGAGTCTGGTGTTGAACCAGTCGGTACCATCATCATGGGCACCGTGAAGGGCGACCTCCACGACATAGGAAAGAACCTGTGCATCATGATGCTGCGTGGAGCCGGGTTTGTTGTCCACGACCTCGGCGTCGATACTTCACCTGACGAATTCATCGACGCGGTCGTCGAGCACGAGGCAGACGTTCTAGGAATGTCGGCGCTTCTCACGACTACGATGCCTAATATGGGCCGGACCATCGACGCATTCGAGGAGAACGGTCTGAGGGACATCGTGAAGATCATGGTTGGCGGCGCACCCCTCACACAGGAGTTCGCTGACGACTTTGGCGCAGACGGCTACGGCAAGGACGCTATGGAGTGCGTCGACATGGCTAAGCGGTTCGTCGGTCTGCTCGAAGCTGAAGAGCCGGTGCCGGTAGCGTAG
- a CDS encoding aquaporin, translated as MISLFAPLTQAGWNPARDFGPRIVAFLAGWGSIAIPGPSNGFWVYIVGPMIGAPIGAAVHEYLLRPGLQRITSSSNGNVRRESS; from the coding sequence GTGATCAGCCTGTTTGCTCCGCTGACCCAGGCAGGTTGGAATCCTGCCAGGGATTTCGGGCCGCGCATCGTAGCATTCCTAGCGGGCTGGGGCAGCATCGCGATCCCTGGACCTTCGAATGGTTTCTGGGTATACATCGTCGGGCCCATGATTGGCGCTCCAATCGGCGCCGCAGTCCACGAGTACCTGTTAAGGCCCGGACTTCAGCGCATCACGTCATCCAGTAATGGGAACGTGAGGAGAGAAAGTTCATGA
- a CDS encoding HAD family hydrolase, which yields MRRLASHYQQMRSAFPDDQLIVLFDVDGTIVDLRHMVLRLLREYDQKHLTSYFPEIGLRDIDVSENQIDALLEGMPHLSDDVKADVISWYRKRYWDSDVMLESHRPYAGVMEVMRWFQIQPGTSVGINTARTERLRADTLRSLNALGSEFKVYFRDDLVYMSPYTWEKKIECAKCEGIRYFQNKGYRVVAFIDNEPANLEAVADMEDAGDILLLHADTLFETARSRLPRTTVSGDKYDIAELASPEDLPRHVQFVWHGVNDRDSLSRFIGSDVQWCEAAVRTNPATGRLVLNLDPIDEALPGDPMELGELLSFCYDAGRSVKLDIMENGPTLGKLMKEIKSRGGNFPQLWFSATVDVLGEDGFRKLRNEFPDAVIQCPVDFMAPLVLAMPEEAQRILSSVTEWGISRVSINWKNLLRRQVLDALESWGYEINIYNIPDLESFLKAALLLPTSLTSDFSFEKQASTDLTAFRARESRTSWVAGN from the coding sequence ATGCGAAGGCTGGCATCTCACTACCAGCAGATGCGGTCCGCGTTTCCTGACGACCAGCTTATCGTCCTGTTTGATGTCGACGGCACCATAGTCGACCTCAGGCACATGGTTCTGCGTCTGCTTCGCGAGTACGACCAGAAGCACCTGACCAGCTACTTTCCCGAGATCGGCCTGCGCGACATCGATGTAAGCGAGAACCAGATCGATGCACTCCTCGAAGGAATGCCGCACCTTAGCGATGACGTCAAGGCTGATGTCATCTCCTGGTATAGGAAGAGATACTGGGACAGCGACGTCATGCTGGAGTCCCATCGACCCTATGCTGGCGTCATGGAGGTGATGCGCTGGTTCCAGATTCAGCCGGGAACAAGCGTCGGCATCAATACCGCTCGAACTGAGCGTCTTAGGGCCGACACTCTCCGTTCACTCAATGCGCTGGGCAGTGAGTTCAAGGTCTACTTCAGGGATGACCTCGTCTATATGAGCCCCTATACCTGGGAGAAAAAGATCGAGTGCGCGAAGTGTGAGGGTATCCGATACTTCCAGAACAAGGGCTATCGTGTAGTGGCGTTCATCGACAACGAGCCTGCCAACCTGGAGGCGGTCGCTGACATGGAGGATGCAGGCGATATTCTACTCCTCCACGCGGACACACTCTTCGAAACGGCGCGCTCAAGACTTCCACGAACTACGGTCAGCGGGGACAAGTACGACATCGCGGAACTGGCATCCCCTGAAGACCTGCCAAGGCACGTCCAATTCGTCTGGCACGGAGTCAATGACCGGGACAGCCTGAGCCGCTTTATCGGATCGGACGTCCAGTGGTGCGAGGCTGCAGTGCGAACGAACCCTGCGACTGGAAGGCTCGTGCTGAATCTTGACCCAATCGACGAAGCGTTGCCGGGCGACCCCATGGAACTTGGCGAGCTTCTAAGCTTCTGTTACGACGCAGGTCGGTCGGTAAAGCTCGACATTATGGAGAACGGTCCCACCCTCGGAAAGCTCATGAAAGAGATCAAGTCTCGGGGTGGGAACTTCCCTCAACTGTGGTTCAGCGCAACTGTCGATGTCCTCGGCGAGGATGGGTTCAGAAAGCTCCGTAACGAATTCCCTGACGCCGTAATCCAGTGTCCGGTAGACTTTATGGCGCCCCTGGTACTTGCCATGCCGGAGGAGGCTCAGCGTATCCTCTCCAGCGTCACCGAATGGGGCATAAGTCGAGTGTCCATAAACTGGAAGAATCTCCTCAGGCGGCAGGTCCTGGACGCGCTGGAGAGCTGGGGCTACGAGATCAACATCTACAACATACCGGACCTTGAGTCGTTCCTTAAGGCGGCGCTACTGCTGCCGACTTCGCTGACCTCGGACTTCAGCTTCGAAAAGCAGGCGTCAACTGACCTAACTGCCTTCCGGGCCAGAGAGAGTCGAACGAGTTGGGTAGCCGGGAACTGA